Proteins from one Pseudarthrobacter sp. BIM B-2242 genomic window:
- a CDS encoding WhiB family transcriptional regulator: MDWRNRAACLDKDPELFFPVGNTGPALLQIEEAKSVCRRCPVVDTCLQWALESGQDAGVWGGMSEDERRALKRRAARARRAS; this comes from the coding sequence ATGGATTGGCGTAACCGCGCAGCGTGCCTCGACAAGGACCCGGAACTGTTCTTCCCCGTCGGAAACACAGGGCCTGCCCTCCTTCAGATCGAGGAAGCAAAAAGCGTTTGCCGCCGCTGCCCGGTTGTTGACACTTGCCTCCAGTGGGCCTTGGAGTCCGGCCAGGACGCCGGCGTCTGGGGCGGCATGAGCGAAGACGAGCGCCGCGCCCTCAAGCGCCGCGCCGCAAGGGCACGCCGCGCCTCCTAG